The proteins below come from a single Rosa rugosa chromosome 2, drRosRugo1.1, whole genome shotgun sequence genomic window:
- the LOC133731347 gene encoding sufE-like protein 1, chloroplastic/mitochondrial, producing MSSSSSISSSFRLFTTKLPNSSFNPKTLSAFPKHPNFSSFRRPISFERIPTISSSRSPSALAPSASMPLQPIEELPPKLREIVKLFQSVPVPKAKYEELLYYGKKLKPLEDKYKTKENKVEGCVSQVWVRAYLDSDKNVFFEAASDALISKGLAALLVKGLSGEPVEEILRVRPDFALHLGLQQSLSPGRNNGFLNMLKLMQKKAKDLVSGSDSVDLGLNSQVGGEKISTSGSEIDGGIEGSSLGLSSNENAEQLSGTSEKISTLGSRINGGIESVNVESRSEGNVKELEVVGSVSNEEESNSGDLGGRGKRIREALARELSPVELEVEDISYQHAGHAGVRGSGDGETHFNVRVVTKEFEGKSMIKRHRLIYGLLQEELESGLHALSIEAKTPAEVSTK from the coding sequence ATGTCGTCGTCTTCTTCTATCTCATCCTCGTTTCGATTATTCACAACCAAACTCCCCAACTCTTCTTTCAACCCCAAAACCCTGTCCGCCTTCCCAAAACACCCAAACTTCTCTTCCTTCCGTCGACCCATCTCTTTCGAAAGAATCCCCACCATATCCTCATCCCGATCCCCATCTGCCTTAGCACCATCAGCTTCAATGCCCCTGCAACCCATCGAAGAACTCCCCCCGAAGCTTCGAGAAATTGTCAAGCTCTTCCAGTCCGTACCGGTTCCAAAAGCCAAGTACGAGGAGCTCCTGTACTACGGCAAGAAGCTCAAACCCCTCGAAGATAAGTACAAGACAAAAGAGAACAAGGTCGAAGGTTGTGTGTCGCAGGTTTGGGTCCGAGCCTACCTCGATTCCGACAAGAACGTGTTCTTTGAGGCCGCTTCCGACGCGCTTATCTCGAAAGGTCTCGCTGCTCTGCTCGTTAAAGGGCTCTCGGGTGAACCCGTGGAGGAAATTTTGAGGGTCCGACCCGATTTCGCGCTCCATCTTGGGCTTCAGCAGAGCTTATCCCCTGGTAGGAATAATGGGTTTTTGAATATGTTGAAGTTGATGCAGAAAAAGGCTAAGGATTTGGTTAGTGGGTCGGATTCTGTGGATTTGGGATTGAATTCTCAAGTGGGTGGTGAAAAGATTTCGACTTCGGGTTCGGAAATCGATGGTGGCATTGAGGGTTCTAGTCTTGGATTGAGCTCTAATGAAAATGCTGAGCAATTGAGTGGCACTAGTGAAAAGATTTCGACTTTGGGTTCGAGAATCAATGGTGGCATTGAGAGTGTGAATGTTGAATCGAGGTCAGAAGGAAATGTGAAGGAATTGGAGGTGGTAGGGAGTGTTTCGAATGAAGAGGAGTCGAATTCGGGTGATTTGGGGGGTCGAGGGAAGAGAATTAGGGAAGCATTGGCGAGAGAGCTTAGTCCTGTGGAATTGGAAGTAGAGGATATCTCTTACCAACACGCCGGGCATGCCGGAGTTAGAGGAAGTGGTGATGGGGAGACGCATTTCAATGTGAGAGTTGTGACTAAGGAGTTTGAAGGGAAGAGTATGATCAAGAGGCATAGGCTCATCTACGGCTTGTTGCAAGAGGAGTTGGAGAGTGGACTACATGCATTGTCTATCGAGGCGAAGACGCCAGCTGAAGTGAGTACAAAGTGA